In Ogataea parapolymorpha DL-1 chromosome I, whole genome shotgun sequence, the following are encoded in one genomic region:
- a CDS encoding putative serine carboxypeptidase: MKLHLFPLLFSGLSLITAVQCAAIGEKVLSVDSEYRYSLEGLDKVLQDDVRFVWSSLEQRLGTQGLKKAIQDYETSVCPISSSFPIDIKSDSDSVETISLESLPEYQLRLHTKKRSNPLSLGVDTVKQYTGYFDINDDDKHLFYWFFESRNDPATDPVILWLNGGPGCSSVTGCLFELGPASLNGTTLTPIHNPYSWNNNASVIFLEQPVGVGYSYSTRSSVSSTKVAAKDVFAFLELFFTKFVQFSNNDFHIAGESYAGHYIPNIASEILDHKNKSFELTSILIGNGITDPLIQYGWYGPMACNASLSGYKQILSDSDCMKIDDMYSRCKRLISACYRTLSAVTCLPANLYCERILEPFEETGLNVYDIRGPCETQDGNCYLGMDYIDKYMNLPEVKEALGAEVDIYSGCDDEVFRQFILTGDETKPFQQYVAQVLDAGLPVLIYAGDKDYICNWLGNLAWTEVLEWKESASYQKAEFKNWYTEIEGLPAGEIKTNGHLTFARVYDAGHMVPHDQPEAALDMVNRWITGDISYNR, translated from the coding sequence ATGAAGCTCCATTTGTTTCCAttgctgttttctggcctCAGTTTGATTACTGCTGTCCAGTGTGCAGCAATTGGTGAAAAGGTTCTTTCTGTTGACTCTGAATACCGTTATTCCCTTGAAGGGCTTGATAAGGTTCTCCAGGACGATGTCAGGTTCGTATGGAGCTCTTTGGAGCAACGACTTGGTACACAAGGGCTCAAAAAGGCCATCCAAGATTATGAAACTAGTGTTTGTCCAATAAGTAGCTCATTTCCAATTGATATCAAAAGCGATTCTGACAGTGTGGAGACTATTAGCCTTGAAAGCTTGCCAGAATATCAACTGAGATTGCATACGAAAAAACGGAGCAACCCACTGAGTCTAGGTGTGGATACTGTTAAACAGTATACCGGATATTTTGATATCAATGATGATGATAAGCACCTCTTTTATTGGTTTTTTGAGAGCAGAAACGATCCTGCGACCGACCCTGTGATTCTTTGGTTAAATGGAGGTCCTGGCTGCAGCTCAGTGACGGGCTGCTTATTTGAGCTTGGACCAGCTTCACTTAACGGAACCACACTTACCCCAATCCACAATCCCTACTCTTGGAACAACAATGCGTCGGTCATATTTCTGGAACAGCCTGTTGGTGTTGGCTACTCGTACAGTACGAGGTCCTCTGTTTCAAGCACTAAGGTCGCAGCTAAGGATGTTTTTGCGTTCTTGGAGCTATTCTTCACAAAATTTGTGCAGTTTTCGAATAATGACTTTCACATCGCTGGCGAATCTTACGCAGGTCACTACATTCCTAATATTGCAAGCGAGATTCTTGATCACAAGAACAAGTCTTTTGAACTCACCTCTATTTTAATTGGTAATGGAATTACAGATCCATTGATCCAATATGGCTGGTATGGTCCAATGGCCTGCAATGCATCGTTATCGGGTTACAAACAAATCCTTTCCGACAGTGACTGCATGAAAATCGACGACATGTATTCTCGCTGCAAAAGATTGATCAGTGCATGCTATAGAACCCTATCTGCCGTTACTTGCCTGCCGGCAAATCTTTACTGTGAACGTATATTGGAACCATTTGAGGAGACCGGGCTTAATGTTTATGATATTCGTGGCCCTTGTGAAACTCAAGATGGAAACTGCTACCTGGGAATGGACTACATCGACAAGTACATGAATCTTCCTGAAGTTAAAGAGGCACTGGGTGCAGAAGTTGATATCTATAGTGGTTGTGATGATGAAGTTTTTCGACAATTCATCTTGACAGGAGACGAAACAAAGCCATTTCAGCAGTACGTGGCCCAAGTTCTAGATGCTGGTCTCCCGGTTCTTATTTACGCAGGAGACAAAGACTATATTTGCAACTGGCTAGGAAACCTGGCCTGGACGGAAGTATTGGAATGGAAAGAAAGTGCCTCTTATCAGAAGGCAGAATTCAAGAACTGGTATACGGAAATCGAGGGCCTTCCTGCGGGAGAGATTAAGACCAATGGGCACCTGACATTTGCCCGGGTTTACGATGCAGGCCATATGGTTCCTCATGACCAACCAGAAGCTGCTCTTGATATGGTGAACAGGTGGATTACTGGAGATATATCATACAATCGCTGA
- a CDS encoding Protein involved in the organization of the actin cytoskeleton, protein MGLNNPIPRSLKTESKKAAKILASFIKPNQLFGADEVIPREVLLNAKGLAVITVLKAGFLFSGRAGSGVVVARLPDGSWSAPSAIVTAGAGVGGQVGAEVTDFVFILNTQAAVESFAQFGSVTLGGNISVAAGPLGRNAEVAGSASFKNVAPVFAYSKTKGLFAGVSVEGSVLVERREANRKFYGDMCKASQILGGRVRPPPACEPLMRVLNSRAFTRASANGEYYSDDEDYYNDIPSEFSSEASSSRYNSRRSYGSDDEEYSDDDSPRSYYHRSTPGTTPSHSRKPTSWEDDVYDRYDRNRSSKSEARSAGYRPRSEKPDFGYGSARGSSGSSGSKKAIALYTFAGEQQGDLGFKKGDVITIIQKSDSTDDWWTGRIGTREGIFPANYVELV, encoded by the exons ATGGGCCTTAACAATCCAATTCCGAGATCGCTGAAAACCGAGTCTAA GAAAGCAGCTAAAATCCTAGCCTCCTTCATTAAACCAAACCAGTTGTTTGGAGCAGATGAAGTCATTCCCCGAGAAGTTCTTCTCAACGCCAAGGGATTGGCAGTGATCACCGTTCTGAAAGCCGGatttcttttttctggcagAGCCGGCTCGGGTGTCGTGGTCGCTAGGTTGCCCGACGGCTCATGGTCCGCCCCTTCTGCTATCGTTACCGCAGGTGCGGGTGTTGGTGGACAAGTTGGAGCCGAAGTTACCGATTTTGTTTTCATCCTCAATACCCAGGCTGCAGTTGAATCCTTCGCTCAATTCGGTTCGGTGACTTTGGGTGGTAATATTTCTGTTGCGGCAGGTCCTTTGGGAAGAAATGCGGAAGTCGCAGGTTCTGcctctttcaaaaacgtCGCTCCGGTGTTTGCTTACTCCAAAACAAAAGGTCTTTTCGCCGGTGTTTCGGTGGAGGGCTCTGTCCTCGTCGAAAGAAGAGAGGCTAACAGAAAATTCTATGGTGACATGTGTAAGGCCAGTCAAATCCTGGGAGGTCGTGTGAGACCTCCTCCAGCATGCGAGCCTCTCATGAGAGTGCTCAATAGCAGAGCTTTCACAAGAGCAAGTGCCAATGGTGAGTATTAttctgacgacgaagacTATTATAACGATATTCCTTCGGAGTTCAGCTCAGAGGcgtcctccagcagatATAACTCGCGCAGATCTTATGGTTCAGATGATGAGGAATATTCGGATGACGATTCGCCTCGTTCGTATTACCATCGCTCTACCCCTGGAACCACGCCTTCGCATTCGAGAAAGCCAACTTCTTGGGAAGATGACGTTTATGATAGATATGATAGAAACAGATCATCCAAATCAGAAGCAAGATCTGCAGGCTACAGGCCAAGGTCAGAAAAACCAGATTTTGGCTATGGGTCCGCTCGCGGAAGCTCAGGATCATCAGGGTCCAAGAAAGCTATCGCTCTCTACACATTTGCAGGAGAGCAACAGGGCGATCTCGGGTTCAAAAAAGGAGACGTGATAACTATTATTCAGAAATCAGATTCAACGGATGATTGGTGGACAGGCAGAATCGGCACCAGGGAAGGCATTTTCCCTGCTAATTATGTTGAGTTAGTGTAA
- a CDS encoding Mitochondrial external NADH dehydrogenase, a type II NAD(P)H:quinone oxidoreductase: MFPSIIKVGLPKTTLRLASQPKPSIWVCPKPVARSARVYLRKPLLATALLSRQFHTGFPRLNELEPLPPVKRPKSSFWTNTAVGRVLKLFFYTSGVVSGTIVLLLSAFFVYDYTTYTPPEIIENLLVPESALNPPIGGPENLPILTDHLDSFDSPAKEELRRKPHLVILGSGWGSVGLLGNLDKNDYDVTVISPINYFLFTPMLPCAAVGTLELKSLMESIRHIVRRVNGHYLEASAEKILFSEKLIKVKVPGTDQRFYVPYDKLVIAVGSTSNTHGVKGLEYSNQLKTAEDAVEIRRKIVTNLEKACLPTTSDEERKKLLSFVICGAGPTGVEVAAEIFDLLNEDLTRSFPKILRQEISIHIIQSRSHILNTYDKAISEYAMKRFEHDQIDLLTNSRVREILPNQVIFDQKTASGETETKSVPFGLCLWSTGVAQNPLAQQVVKDLAGSQKNKRAIETDAQLRVIGAPLGDVYAIGDCATVRTELAEHCSDYVRKYIIGSQSHKFIRSHHIITDDDIKHVDLTYNELKQLCTQISQMNPLAAEALSLVEELVPKYDPEGRRKLNFDQVKLLMKEVDSKVTSLPATAQRANQQGKYMGKKLSKLRKSSTTLSINDIVDGDIDNAIARPFKYRHLGSLAYIGNSAVFDFAPGYSFVGDIIAVYLWRSIYFAQSVSFRTRVLLFMDWLNRGIFGRDILTV, from the coding sequence ATGTTCCCATCAATAATAAAGGTTGGCCTGCCAAAAACGACTCTTAGACTGGCTTCGCAGCCCAAACCAAGTATCTGGGTTTGCCCCAAGCCGGTGGCCAGATCTGCTCGAGTCTATTTGAGAAAACCATTGCTGGCAACTGCCTTGCTCTCTAGACAATTCCACACGGGTTTTCCTCGTTTGAACGAGCTCGAACCGTTACCACCTGTCAAGCGGCCGAAatcaagtttttggacgaaTACCGCTGTCGGAAGAGTGttgaagctgtttttctACACATCAGGTGTTGTTAGCGGAACAattgttcttcttctgtctgCATTCTTTGTTTATGATTACACGACTTACACTCCACCAGAAATTATAGAAAATCTCCTAGTTCCCGAGAGTGCCCTGAATCCTCCAATCGGCGGGCCAGAGAACTTGCCAATTCTGACCGATCACCTCGACTCATTTGACAGTCCAGcaaaggaggagctgagaAGAAAACCGCACTTGGTTATTCTGGGTTCCGGCTGGGGATCAGTTGGATTGCTCGGAAACCTGGACAAGAACGATTATGATGTCACCGTTATCTCTCCGATCAATTACTTTTTGTTCACCCCTATGCTTCCCTGTGCCGCCGTCGGCACTCTAGAGCTCAAGTCCTTGATGGAAAGCATCAGACACATTGTCCGCAGAGTCAACGGCCATTATCTAGAGGCCTCAGCAGAAAAAATCCTGTTCAGTGAAAAGCTTATCAAGGTCAAGGTCCCAGGAACTGATCAGCGCTTTTATGTTCCTtacgacaagcttgtcATTGCAGTTGGATCCACATCTAACACTCACGGCGTTAAAGGATTGGAATACAGCAACCAACTTAAAACGGCAGAGGATGCAGTGGAAATTCGACGCAAGATCGTGACCaacctggaaaaagcaTGCCTACCAACAACCTCGGACgaagaaagaaagaagctACTTTCTTTCGTCATTTGCGGTGCCGGCCCTACCGGTGTTGAAGTCGCAGCAGAAATCTTCGACTTATTGAATGAAGATCTGACCAGAAGCTTCCCTAAAATTTTGAGACAAGAAATCTCGATCCACATTATTCAATCTAGATCGCACATTTTGAACACTTACGACAAGGCCATCTCCGAATATGCCATGAAGCGGTTTGAACATGATCAAATCGATCTTCTAACCAATTCCAGAGTTAGAGAAATATTGCCTAACCAAGTCATTTTCGACCAAAAGACAGCCAGCGGTGAGACAGAGACCAAGAGCGTGCCGTTTGGATTGTGTCTATGGTCCACAGGTGTCGCACAGAATCCATTAGCCCAGCAAGTTGTTAAGGACTTAGCAGGCTCGCAAAAGAATAAACGTGCCATCGAGACCGATGCACAGTTGCGGGTCATTGGTGCCCCTCTTGGTGACGTCTATGCAATTGGAGACTGTGCCACTGTGCGTACCGAGCTGGCAGAGCACTGTTCCGACTACGTCAGAAAATACATCATTGGCTCTCAATCTCACAAATTCATTCGTTCTCACCACATTATCACCGATGACGATATTAAACACGTCGACCTCACTTACAATGAGCTGAAACAGCTTTGCACACAAATTTCCCAGATGAACCCGCTTGCTGCAGAAGCGCTCTCCCTAGTTGAAGAGCTCGTTCCAAAATATGATCCAGAAGGCCGGAGAAAACTTAATTTTGACCAAGTCAAGCTGCTCATGAAGGAAGTCGATTCCAAAGTCACCTCTCTGCCAGCCACTGCTCAGCGGGCCAACCAGCAGGGCAAATATATGGGCAAAAAGCTCTCAAAATTACGCAAATCGTCCACCACTTTGTCAATCAACGATATCGTGGATGGTGATATTGATAACGCCATTGCCCGTCCTTTCAAATATAGACATTTGGGCTCTTTGGCATACATTGGAAACTCAGCTGTTTTCGATTTTGCACCAGGATACTCGTTCGTTGGAGATATCATCGCTGTCTACCTGTGGAGAAGTATTTACTTCGCCCAGAGTGTCAGCTTCAGAACCCGTGTGCTGCTATTCATGGATTGGTTGAACAGAGGTATTTTTGGTAGGGATATCTTGACTGTTTAA